One segment of Candidatus Eremiobacterota bacterium DNA contains the following:
- a CDS encoding HD domain-containing protein yields the protein MAPIVRILQITTVLAFVAALVLMIKKILPAEILVYAGLFLALVYIIVIPSMMETEFRKKLRIGKKNDEEAPLEMTVSAVKDKQIESSGISWQVPKTLEEAYSIIRSQGEERKKIQEAYQQERQKNNTIRHIAHDIATQKELQALYQDIVSKTRLEINSQAAFLMRLENNFLKVKHYDGILTEITMKVFEMSELFYEVVTRGTPIRLGKDNQDKLMTALAGTHEKIKNLICVPLKTHNDPKPFGLIGLANFVMGTDYTEDMEEFLSLISIEVAISIKNIEYIEQVERSYDETILGLAQALEGRDEYTHGHVERVREFSENLAIAMALTEDQVKIIKKAATLHDVGKIATPDSILRKDKALEPDEWAIMKDHTNASVRILTGIGSLEKEVLDLVLHHHERWDGKGYPHGLKGEAIPLGAQIIGVADTYDAMTSDRPYRKGMSPEVALKKMKDECIGTQFEPKVIDAFLKMMSRKLAKQKVELEMSMSDLSYVGGPQNPEKAAQKAPKVLDINSIKGME from the coding sequence ATGGCACCAATTGTGAGGATCCTTCAGATAACCACCGTGCTTGCTTTTGTTGCGGCACTGGTGCTCATGATCAAGAAGATTCTTCCCGCTGAAATACTGGTCTATGCAGGGCTGTTTCTCGCCCTTGTCTATATTATCGTCATCCCCTCAATGATGGAGACGGAATTCAGGAAAAAGCTGCGGATCGGGAAGAAGAATGACGAGGAAGCTCCCCTTGAGATGACAGTCTCAGCGGTCAAGGATAAGCAGATAGAGAGCTCCGGCATCTCCTGGCAGGTGCCCAAGACCCTTGAGGAGGCTTACAGCATCATCAGGAGCCAGGGCGAAGAAAGAAAGAAAATTCAGGAGGCGTACCAGCAGGAGCGGCAGAAAAACAACACCATCCGCCATATAGCCCATGACATCGCGACTCAGAAAGAGCTCCAGGCCCTCTACCAGGATATCGTGAGCAAGACGCGCCTGGAAATCAACTCCCAGGCAGCCTTTCTGATGAGGCTTGAAAATAACTTTCTGAAAGTGAAGCACTACGACGGCATTCTCACCGAGATCACCATGAAGGTCTTCGAGATGTCGGAGCTTTTCTACGAGGTCGTGACGAGGGGAACGCCCATAAGGCTCGGCAAGGACAACCAGGACAAGCTTATGACGGCCCTCGCGGGGACCCATGAAAAGATCAAGAACCTCATCTGCGTGCCTCTCAAGACCCATAATGACCCCAAGCCCTTCGGCCTCATCGGCCTCGCCAATTTCGTCATGGGTACCGATTATACCGAGGACATGGAGGAGTTTTTAAGCCTCATTTCGATAGAGGTCGCCATCTCCATCAAGAACATCGAGTACATCGAGCAGGTGGAGCGAAGCTATGACGAGACCATCCTGGGCCTTGCACAGGCTCTCGAGGGAAGGGACGAGTATACCCATGGCCACGTCGAGCGTGTCCGTGAATTTTCCGAGAACCTTGCCATCGCCATGGCGCTCACCGAGGATCAGGTGAAGATTATCAAGAAGGCTGCCACGCTCCATGATGTGGGAAAAATCGCCACGCCTGACAGCATCCTCAGGAAAGATAAGGCCCTTGAGCCTGATGAATGGGCCATCATGAAAGACCACACCAATGCTTCGGTGAGAATTCTCACCGGTATCGGGTCCCTTGAAAAAGAGGTGCTGGACCTGGTCCTTCACCATCATGAGCGATGGGACGGGAAAGGCTATCCCCATGGGCTCAAGGGAGAAGCTATCCCCCTCGGCGCCCAGATTATAGGTGTCGCCGATACCTACGATGCAATGACAAGCGACAGGCCATACAGAAAAGGGATGTCCCCCGAGGTGGCTCTCAAGAAGATGAAAGATGAGTGTATTGGCACGCAATTTGAGCCAAAGGTCATCGATGCCTTCCTCAAGATGATGAGCAGAAAGCTTGCCAAGCAGAAGGTGGAGCTTGAGATGAGCATGAGCGACCTCTCCTACGTGGGAGGACCGCAGAACCCCGAGAAAGCGGCGCAGAAAGCACCGAAGGTGCTGGACATCAATTCGATAAAAGGAATGGAGTAA